A segment of the Deltaproteobacteria bacterium genome:
GTCCGGTGGCCGGTTCGTCGAGAAGGACCAACTCCGGTCCGATGAGCAGTATCCTGGCAAGCCCGAGTTTCTGGAGCATGCCTCGGGAGAATGTTCCGGCCCGCTCGTGTCTGAACCGCTCGAGGCCCATGCGTTCAAGGATGTCCCGCAAGGCTCCGCGGTCATGTCCAGTCTGGTAGAGATCCCGCCAGAAGGACAGGTTCTCCAGGGCCGTCAGCTCTTCGTAGACAAAGGTTCCGTGACCCATGAAGGCCACTCGTTCCGGGCTCGTCAGCAGTTCGATCTCACCCAGGGTGGCCTCGACGATGCCGGCCATGATTTTCAGTAATGTGCTTTTGCCGGCCCCGTTGGGACCCATGAGCAGGAGAATCTGACCCGCTCCGACGTCCAGGTCCACGTTTTTGAAGACCGGCGTCGTCCCGTAGGCGTGGCCGACCCCTCTGGCCCGGATCAGGGCCCCGGTCATGAACGGTCGCCCTCCCCTCCCCCGCCGTTTCGCCTTGTGCGGCCCAGACCGATGAATCCGGCCAGACACATGATGGTCCCGCCGATCCAGATCCAGTTCACCAGAGGGTTCAGGCTCAGCTTGAGGCTGACGTTGAGATCCTGGTCAAAGGCCAGGAGCGTGGCGTAGATTTCGTCGCCCAGGGAAGGGATGACCGAAACCTCGGCGAAACTCTGGTCGAAATTTCGATACAGCCGTTTCTGGGGTTTGAGAATTCCGACGGGCCTGTCGCCTTTGGCCACCAGGAGTTCGGCTTCGACCAGGGCCATGGACTCGGTTTCCCGATCGTCGAAGCTCCGGTAGAGGATGCTGAAGGATCCGATATCCACGGTTCCGCCCTTGGTCAGGATGACCTCCTTCTCGGCCTTGTAGGGTCCGGATATGGCGATGCCCAGGACGACCAGTCCCAAGCCGAGATGGACTCCGAGAGCCCCCCACAACTTGCGGGACGATCGGGCGCTATGGTCGACAAAAAAGACGGCCAAAGAGCTGAAGACCACGGTTAGTCCGGCGGCCGCCCCGACAAGGGCCAGGGGGATTCTGATCCCCATCCACCACAGCCCGGCAAGGCACAAGACCAGAACGGCCGCCGAGACCAAGGCGCCCCGGCGTGATGTGAGTCCGTCCCGCCAGGAGAACCAGGGGCAGAAGGCCAGCAAAAGGGACAATAAAACGAACGGAGGCAGGCAGACCCGGTTGTAGAACTTGGCATCCAGGCCCATGGGACTCGCGCTCCACAGACTCGAAATATTCGGCCAGAGTATCCCGAGCACGACGATCCCGCCCAGGGCCAGAAAGATCCAGGCCGCCACGAGCATCATTCCCTGCCTGCTGGCCAGGTCCCCAATGGACGGCCCGGGCCCTTCGCTTTTGGCGAAGGTGACCGCCAGGATCAGAAGCAGGATAAGGGCCATGGACGCGAGCAGCGGAGTGGCCACCCCTCCACCGCCAAAGGCGTGGAGCGAGTCGATGAACCCGCTACGAACGACAAAGGTAGCGAAAATACACATGAGGAAGGTCAGTCCGGCCAAAAAGACGTTGGTCTTGCCCAGGGCCCCCTTGGCCCGTCCGACGACCGCCGTGTGGACCAGGGCCGTTCCGGCCAGCCAAGGGACGAGGGAGGCGTTCTCCACCGGATCCCAAGCCCAGTATCCGCCCCAGCCGAGCTCCATGTACGACCACCAGGCCCCAAGGATGATGCCGGCGGTCAGAAAGATCCAGGAGATCAAGATCCAATTTCGACCGACGGAGATCCAGTCGTTGGAACGACCGCCCAGGCTGAAGGCCGCGGCCAGGCAGCAGGGGATGGTGAACCCGGCATAGCCGATGAACAGCAAAGGGGGATGGAAGATCATGCCCGGATTCTGAAGGAGCGGATTCATGCCGTTCCCTTGGAGGGGAACCGGAGATAGCCTGAGGAATGGGTTGCTCGGACCTGTCAAGATGAGGAGAAACAAGGCCTGAGCCAGGAAGAAGAAGAGCCAGAAGGCTGCTTTGACCCTGACCGGGGCTCTGTCCAGGCCCGATCCCATGGCCACGAAAACGCCCATAACGGCGATGGCCGCAGTCCAGAACAGGAACGATCCGCTCTGTCCGGCCCAGAAGGCCGTGACCAGATAGAAAAATGGCAGAAAGGTGTCCGTGTATCCGTGGACATATTCGTAGGAAAAATCTCGAACCATGAGTGCCCGAAAAAGAATGGCACAGGCGACGAGGATGAAGCCTGCCACGGCAGCCTGGGCCATTCGGGCCCGGCGGTCGAAACCGGGAGATCCGGTCTTGAAGGACCAGGCCGCAGCCAGCCCTCCGAAAGAGGCGACGACAAGAGCGAGCAGGAGGCAGGCAAAAGCGACGACATGCATGTGGAAATCCTGTGTGGGAAAAGGGAACGCCCCGGCGGGATCTTACAGTCGGACAAGGCCGACCGGGATCAGGACTCTTCGATGTTCTTGGTGTATTTGGAAGGACACTTGGTCAGCAGGGTTCCGGCCTGGAAGCGACCCGTACCCGGATCGAACCCGCCCTCGACGATGACCTCCACCCCGGGTTTAAAGGTATCAGGTATCGCCCCCCGATAAGAGACTCGCAGAGATTTGGAGGCATCGACTTTGTCCACCAGATTGAAATCTACTCCCAGGCCACCGGCGGCTGTGTCGATCCCGTCCCCGGCCACAGTTCCGAAGAGGCGGGCTTGGGAGATGGTCGAAGTTTCCATGGCCAACGCCTCGGAAACGTTTAGAAAATAGACAGAGTCCTGCCTTAGTCCTGTAAAAACGAGAAAGACGATGCCGCCTCCGATGAGCAGGAAGGCCGTGATGAAAAGCCCGCGTTGGTTCTTTCGAGTCTTCATGGCGTTTTTTGGTCCCCCTTGATTTAATCAAGGCTACTGGACTCGCCTCCGGCAGTCAAGCTCCTACGGCGTTTTCGGGCCAGTTCCCGCATATCCACGAACTCGTCGGTTTCGTCCACGATCTCGTTGCCCAGAATTTCTTCCAGAACGTCCTCCAGGGTCACTACTCCGGCCACGCCGCCGTATTCGTCCAGAACGACAAAAAGATGTTGGCGGGATTCCAGAAAATCGACCAAAAGCTTGTCCAGGGTCAGAGTCTCAATCACGAAACGGACCGGCTTCATGAGATCGGACAATGTCTTGTCGTTTTCATCATTGGCCAAAGCCTCGAGGACCTCCCGTCGGTAGACCAGCCCGACAATGTCCTCCGGGTCCTCGTCATCATAGACCGGAATCCGGCTGTTGGGCCAGACGCTCTTGTCGGCCCGGGCCTGGAATACGGTGATGTTGGCGGGCAGAGAAAAAATCACCATCCTGGGGGTCATGACGTCTCGAACGATCTTTTTGTCCAGGCTGAGGATATTTCGCATGGACAGGGCTTCCCGGGGGTCGATATGCCCGGCCTTGTGGGTTAGACTGATCTGGGCCAGGAGATCCTCTTCGGAAACGGTATGCTCGGCTTGGTGTTTGTGCATAAAACTGATCAGGAATCTGGAAATCCAGATAACCGGAATTGAAAGAATGACAAGCCATTGGAGAGGCCTGGCCAAAATAATGGCCAGCTTCCGATTATAGGTCACTCCCATGACTTTGGGAAGAATTTCGGAAAAAAATAGAATAAAGGCAGTGAAAATCAATGAAAAAAGAAAAAGATGTTCGTGTCCGAAAAACTCCACGGCCATAGCTCCGGACACGGCGGCTCCGGCTGTATGGGAAAGAGTGTTCAGGGTCAGGATGGCTGTGATGGGCCTGTCCACATTTCGACGCAGCTCAAAAAAAATACGGCCCGACTTTCGACCGGAATTCTTGAGAGTCTCGAGATGGCTCAAGCTGACCGAATAGAGCACGGCTTCGGCCAGGGAACACAAAAAGGAAATGAAAAGAGTCAGAAAAACGACAACAAGAAGTGGTGTCATGCAGAGTGAAAAAGGACCGGCCCAGCCTCCATCTGGAACTTCGATCCTGTTGCCGGCGAAGATGCCGACGATCGGACATGGCGGGTCCCAGGCCGACGCCACGACCAATCCCTAACAGAGGCCAATGGCCAGGGCAAGGGTTTCCGGGCCGGTTTCGAGGTCGGATCGGGCTTGACCTCGCCCGACATTCCATCCACATTTCAGGACCCCACTGACGTCACCAACCACAGGGCAGGGCATTTGGACATCATTCTCGATCGTGACGGAACCCTCATCGAGGAAGAGCATTACCTCCGCGATCCAAGCAGGGTCCGCCTGATTCCGGGTGCCGGCAGGGCCATGCACCGCCTTCAGGAAGCAGGAGCCCGCTTCCATCTGGTCACCAATCAGAGCGGCATTGGCCGGGGCTATTTCACCCTCGACGATTACCTGGCGGTCCAGGCCCGTTTGGACACCCTTCTGCTTGAACATAAGGTTCGGCTGCATGGCGTGCGGTTCTGTCCCCATGCCCCGGAAGAAAACTGTCGCTGCCGCAAACCGGCCATTGGCCTTTGGGATTCCCTGCGTCGGGAATACGACTTGGATCCCG
Coding sequences within it:
- a CDS encoding ABC transporter ATP-binding protein, coding for MTGALIRARGVGHAYGTTPVFKNVDLDVGAGQILLLMGPNGAGKSTLLKIMAGIVEATLGEIELLTSPERVAFMGHGTFVYEELTALENLSFWRDLYQTGHDRGALRDILERMGLERFRHERAGTFSRGMLQKLGLARILLIGPELVLLDEPATGLDRTARRLLHDEVAAAAGRGAGVVWVSHDPDRDVSMADTVAYLSGGRLSWSGPAGQFEAGRMSA
- a CDS encoding heme lyase CcmF/NrfE family subunit translates to MHVVAFACLLLALVVASFGGLAAAWSFKTGSPGFDRRARMAQAAVAGFILVACAILFRALMVRDFSYEYVHGYTDTFLPFFYLVTAFWAGQSGSFLFWTAAIAVMGVFVAMGSGLDRAPVRVKAAFWLFFFLAQALFLLILTGPSNPFLRLSPVPLQGNGMNPLLQNPGMIFHPPLLFIGYAGFTIPCCLAAAFSLGGRSNDWISVGRNWILISWIFLTAGIILGAWWSYMELGWGGYWAWDPVENASLVPWLAGTALVHTAVVGRAKGALGKTNVFLAGLTFLMCIFATFVVRSGFIDSLHAFGGGGVATPLLASMALILLLILAVTFAKSEGPGPSIGDLASRQGMMLVAAWIFLALGGIVVLGILWPNISSLWSASPMGLDAKFYNRVCLPPFVLLSLLLAFCPWFSWRDGLTSRRGALVSAAVLVLCLAGLWWMGIRIPLALVGAAAGLTVVFSSLAVFFVDHSARSSRKLWGALGVHLGLGLVVLGIAISGPYKAEKEVILTKGGTVDIGSFSILYRSFDDRETESMALVEAELLVAKGDRPVGILKPQKRLYRNFDQSFAEVSVIPSLGDEIYATLLAFDQDLNVSLKLSLNPLVNWIWIGGTIMCLAGFIGLGRTRRNGGGGEGDRS
- a CDS encoding cytochrome c maturation protein CcmE; the encoded protein is MKTRKNQRGLFITAFLLIGGGIVFLVFTGLRQDSVYFLNVSEALAMETSTISQARLFGTVAGDGIDTAAGGLGVDFNLVDKVDASKSLRVSYRGAIPDTFKPGVEVIVEGGFDPGTGRFQAGTLLTKCPSKYTKNIEES
- a CDS encoding HlyC/CorC family transporter, which codes for MTPLLVVVFLTLFISFLCSLAEAVLYSVSLSHLETLKNSGRKSGRIFFELRRNVDRPITAILTLNTLSHTAGAAVSGAMAVEFFGHEHLFLFSLIFTAFILFFSEILPKVMGVTYNRKLAIILARPLQWLVILSIPVIWISRFLISFMHKHQAEHTVSEEDLLAQISLTHKAGHIDPREALSMRNILSLDKKIVRDVMTPRMVIFSLPANITVFQARADKSVWPNSRIPVYDDEDPEDIVGLVYRREVLEALANDENDKTLSDLMKPVRFVIETLTLDKLLVDFLESRQHLFVVLDEYGGVAGVVTLEDVLEEILGNEIVDETDEFVDMRELARKRRRSLTAGGESSSLD
- a CDS encoding HAD family hydrolase; the protein is MWNFDPVAGEDADDRTWRVPGRRHDQSLTEANGQGKGFRAGFEVGSGLTSPDIPSTFQDPTDVTNHRAGHLDIILDRDGTLIEEEHYLRDPSRVRLIPGAGRAMHRLQEAGARFHLVTNQSGIGRGYFTLDDYLAVQARLDTLLLEHKVRLHGVRFCPHAPEENCRCRKPAIGLWDSLRREYDLDPDRCVMIGDKEADLEFASQTGLKTAILVLTGHGPEEAARLGLPRPKPPENVIRISDQGTTVRFVAASLPLALDWLGREPRP